A window of the Lepus europaeus isolate LE1 chromosome 5, mLepTim1.pri, whole genome shotgun sequence genome harbors these coding sequences:
- the SMAP2 gene encoding stromal membrane-associated protein 2 yields the protein MTGKSVKDVDRYQAVLANLLLEEDNKFCADCQSKGPRWASWNIGVFICIRCAGIHRNLGVHISRVKSVNLDQWTQEQIQCMQEMGNGKANRLYEAYLPETFRRPQIDPAVEGFIRDKYEKKKYMDRSLDINAFRKEKDDKWKRGSESVPEKKMEPVVFEKVKMPQKKEDPQLPRKSSPKSTAPVMDLLGLDAPVACSIANSKTSNTLEKDLDLLASVPSPSSSVPRKVVGSMPTAGSAGSVPENLNLFPEPGSKSEEIGKKQLSKDSILSLYGSQTPQMPAQAMFMAPAQMAYPTAYPSFPGVTPPNSILGSMMPPPVGMVAQPGASGMVAPMAMPAGYMGGMQASMVGVPNGMMATQQAGYMAGMAAMPQTVYGVPPAQQLQWNLTQVTQQMAGMNFYGANGVMNYGQSMSGGNGQAANQTLSPQMWK from the exons GGCCACGATGGGCCTCCTGGAACATTGGTGTCTTCATCTGCATTCGCTGTGCTGGAATCCACAGGAACCTGGGGGTGCACATATCCAGGGTAAAATCAGTTAACCTCGACCAGTGGACTCAAGAACAGATTCAG TGCATGCAAGAGATGGGGAATGGAAAGGCAAACCGCCTTTATGAAGCCTACCTTCCTGAGACCTTTCGGCGACCTCAGATAGACCC AGCTGTCGAGGGATTTATCCGAGATAAATACGagaagaagaaatacatggaCCGGAGTCTGGATATCAATGCCTTTAGG aaagaaaaagatgataaGTGGAAaagagggagtgaatcagttccagagaaaaaaatggaacctGTTGTTTTTGAGAAAGTGAAAATG ccacagaaaaaggaagatcccCAGCTACCTCGGAAAAGCTCCCCGAAATCCACGGCACCCGTCATGGATTTGTTGGGCCTCG ATGCTCCGGTGGCTTGCTCCATTGCGAATAGTAAGACCAGCAATACCCTAGAGAAGGATTTAGATCTCTTGGCCTCTGTTCCATCCCCTTCTTCCTCGGTTCCCAGAAAG GTTGTCGGTTCCATGCCAACTGCAGGCAGTGCCGGTTCTGTTCCTGAAAACCTGAACCTGTTtccagagccagggagcaaatcTGAAGAAATAGGCAAGAAGCAGCTCTCGAAAGACTCCATCCTTTCTCTGTATGGATCCCAGACGCCTCAGATGCCTGCTCAAG CAATGTTCATGGCTCCAGCTCAGATGGCGTATCCTACAGCCTACCCCAGCTTCCCTGGAGTCACACCTCCTAACAGCATCCTGGGGAGCATGATGCCCCCGCCAGTAGGCATGGTAgctcagccaggagcttctggaatGGTTGCCCCTATGGCCATGCCTGCAGGCTACATGGGTGGCATGCAGGCATCAATGGTGGGCGTACCGAACGGGATGATGGCCACCCAGCAGGCTGGCTACATGGCAGGCATGGCAGCTATGCCCCAGACTGTGTATGGGGTTCCGCCTGCTCAGCAGCTGCAGTGGAACCTCACCCAG gtgacccagcagatggctGGGATGAACTTTTACGGAGCCAACGGCGTGATGAACTATGGACAGTCAATGAGCGGTGGAAACGGACAGGCAGCCAATCAGACTCTCAGCCCTCAGATGTGGAAATAG